The proteins below come from a single Halostagnicola larsenii XH-48 genomic window:
- a CDS encoding CPBP family intramembrane glutamic endopeptidase produces MVETTSQTDALESPVERTSRGRALAIVALLGIAAVISNIATSFLAVQVQPSEEWITFALSLLAIEGSFLVVGVGYMWYRPAVDIPIRPPNRYDWGIAIAGVAAGLVAVTLSFASTDALIPAVEVLPGFTEYAGYDSSSATVLVLGAVLSLLVVGPVEEFLFRGVIQGRLRAAFGPAAAIGLAGFVFSFFHLYPILLLGPSAAVIVHVTIYYTVMGAIFGVTYERTNTLVVPAFVHGAFNAVLFLGSMAFV; encoded by the coding sequence ATGGTCGAAACGACAAGCCAGACCGACGCGCTCGAGTCCCCCGTCGAGCGAACGTCTCGAGGCCGTGCGTTGGCAATCGTCGCGCTTCTCGGCATCGCTGCGGTTATTTCGAACATCGCCACCAGCTTCCTCGCCGTGCAGGTACAGCCCAGCGAGGAGTGGATAACGTTCGCGCTCAGTCTGCTCGCGATTGAGGGTTCGTTTCTCGTCGTCGGCGTGGGATACATGTGGTATCGGCCAGCCGTCGACATCCCGATTCGGCCCCCGAACCGGTACGACTGGGGTATCGCTATCGCGGGCGTCGCTGCCGGGCTCGTTGCCGTGACGCTCTCGTTTGCCAGTACTGATGCATTGATACCCGCCGTCGAGGTGCTGCCAGGATTCACGGAGTACGCGGGGTACGACTCCTCGTCGGCGACCGTACTGGTCCTCGGTGCGGTGCTGTCGCTGCTCGTCGTCGGTCCCGTCGAGGAGTTCCTGTTTCGCGGCGTGATTCAGGGGCGTCTGCGAGCGGCGTTCGGACCGGCCGCGGCCATCGGACTGGCCGGATTCGTGTTCTCGTTTTTCCACCTGTATCCGATCCTCCTGCTCGGACCGTCGGCCGCGGTCATCGTTCACGTAACCATCTACTACACTGTGATGGGCGCGATCTTCGGCGTGACCTACGAACGAACGAACACGCTCGTAGTCCCCGCGTTCGTTCACGGCGCGTTCAACGCGGTTTTGTTCCTCGGCTCGATGGCCTTTGTATAG
- a CDS encoding DUF5789 family protein produces the protein MSNSYSPTRELGIEFGDLEGKLADHGYPATNEELVDTYGEYALELPDGSESLEELLGAMSNETYNSPAEARQAIFNMVDSRAIGRKFYSDRTPPALGETREDEQVSF, from the coding sequence ATGAGCAACTCATACAGTCCTACCCGCGAACTCGGTATCGAATTCGGCGACCTCGAAGGGAAGCTCGCCGATCACGGCTATCCCGCGACGAACGAGGAACTCGTCGACACCTACGGCGAGTACGCGCTCGAGCTTCCGGACGGCTCGGAATCGCTCGAGGAACTGCTGGGTGCGATGTCGAACGAAACCTACAATTCGCCCGCTGAAGCGCGCCAGGCGATCTTCAACATGGTCGACAGCAGGGCGATCGGGCGGAAGTTCTACTCCGACAGGACCCCGCCCGCACTCGGCGAGACTCGAGAGGACGAACAGGTCTCGTTCTAA
- a CDS encoding DUF192 domain-containing protein yields MTPPRSPTSNRRTLLTGLAVGVGASLAGCTESDDESDPADDDSSASTDESGGDDDSGAGDGGDEQNESDEDENSSDGDFSEVHADYDETEVSVMTLDGEELGEVTAAVADTSELQTIGLSDTEELPEDRGMIFINSSEQDLRFIMPDMSFGIDIIYADSEGVITGIHHAPKPGPNEDGSEQGYPGYGQFVLEVNYEWTTERGIEEGDVLEFSYSG; encoded by the coding sequence ATGACCCCTCCTCGATCACCGACGTCGAATCGACGAACTCTCCTGACAGGCCTCGCAGTCGGCGTCGGGGCCAGTCTCGCCGGCTGTACCGAATCCGACGACGAAAGCGATCCGGCGGACGACGACTCGAGCGCGAGTACCGACGAGTCTGGTGGCGACGACGATTCGGGCGCGGGCGACGGCGGAGACGAGCAAAACGAGAGCGACGAGGACGAGAACTCGAGCGATGGCGACTTCTCGGAGGTCCACGCCGATTACGACGAGACCGAGGTCAGCGTGATGACCCTCGACGGCGAGGAACTCGGGGAGGTGACGGCTGCGGTCGCCGACACGTCCGAACTGCAAACGATCGGCCTCAGCGACACCGAGGAGTTGCCCGAGGATCGGGGCATGATCTTCATCAACAGCTCCGAGCAGGACCTTCGATTCATCATGCCCGACATGTCCTTCGGCATCGACATCATCTACGCCGACAGCGAGGGCGTCATCACGGGGATTCACCACGCGCCAAAGCCCGGCCCGAACGAGGACGGCTCCGAACAGGGGTATCCGGGCTACGGCCAGTTCGTCCTCGAGGTCAACTACGAGTGGACCACAGAACGGGGCATCGAAGAGGGCGACGTGCTCGAGTTTAGCTACTCAGGGTGA
- the purQ gene encoding phosphoribosylformylglycinamidine synthase I, whose protein sequence is MTVSIIRFGGSNCDRDAERALAHLDIDAEIVWHEDGLPADTSGIVLPGGFSYGDYLRAGAMAARSPIMDEIREAAADGVPVLGVCNGAQVGCESGLTEGAFTTNESARFQCEHVYLRVERDDTPWTAAYDEGDVLEIPIAHGEGRYEVDDERLEELEAEDRVLFRYCDETGELTEDANPNGSKHNVAGVLGERDSVAVLMPHPERVTLPDVGGTDGQGVLRGLESA, encoded by the coding sequence ATGACTGTTTCAATCATCAGGTTCGGCGGCTCGAACTGCGACCGAGACGCCGAACGCGCACTCGCTCACCTCGATATCGACGCCGAGATCGTCTGGCACGAGGACGGCCTCCCGGCCGACACCTCGGGAATCGTCCTCCCCGGCGGCTTCTCCTACGGCGACTACCTCCGGGCCGGCGCAATGGCGGCCCGGTCACCGATCATGGACGAGATCCGCGAGGCCGCCGCCGACGGCGTTCCCGTGCTGGGCGTCTGTAACGGCGCGCAGGTCGGCTGCGAGTCGGGGCTCACCGAGGGCGCGTTCACGACCAACGAGAGCGCGCGCTTTCAGTGCGAACACGTCTATCTCCGCGTCGAGCGCGACGACACCCCCTGGACCGCGGCCTACGACGAGGGTGACGTACTCGAGATCCCGATCGCCCACGGCGAGGGCCGTTACGAGGTCGACGACGAGCGACTCGAGGAACTCGAGGCCGAGGATCGCGTCCTCTTTCGGTACTGCGACGAAACCGGCGAGCTGACCGAGGACGCCAACCCCAACGGATCGAAACACAACGTCGCGGGCGTGCTCGGCGAGCGGGACTCCGTGGCGGTGTTGATGCCCCACCCCGAACGCGTCACGCTTCCCGACGTCGGCGGCACCGACGGCCAGGGCGTGCTTCGGGGACTCGAGAGCGCCTGA
- a CDS encoding winged helix-turn-helix domain-containing protein: MTDPNWTVPDDAYAALGDETRLEILFELADHYEAAWSAGWLSFSKLCDRVGVDDTSRFNYHLQKLQDEFIVKENEQYRPTIAALYVVTAIRSGTYDGETAVCESVTDERCPHCDQPMVARHDEHLLLLACPDHGTTLGYPVPPVAASHQSLETLVELALRRHAADIESIRRGVCPYCWGPATISFPRETIPELYLQLETVYATVACEACWMSYPVPIPSLLGSVPAVIALYDDHDLTPLAMQRGSTALSRVSEVELLENGTAEITISLDETGLAVVIDGDGTVERCQRIG; this comes from the coding sequence ATGACCGACCCGAATTGGACCGTTCCGGACGACGCGTACGCGGCCCTCGGTGACGAAACGCGACTCGAGATTCTGTTCGAACTCGCCGATCACTACGAAGCGGCGTGGTCGGCCGGTTGGCTCTCGTTTTCGAAGCTCTGCGATCGAGTCGGCGTCGACGACACGAGCCGGTTCAACTACCATCTCCAGAAGTTGCAAGACGAGTTCATTGTCAAGGAAAACGAGCAGTACCGGCCGACGATCGCCGCGCTCTATGTTGTTACCGCGATTCGATCGGGAACGTACGACGGTGAGACCGCGGTGTGCGAGAGCGTCACTGACGAACGCTGTCCTCACTGTGATCAGCCGATGGTCGCCCGCCACGACGAGCACCTGCTGTTGCTCGCCTGCCCCGATCATGGGACTACGCTCGGCTATCCGGTCCCGCCAGTCGCCGCCAGCCACCAGTCACTCGAGACGCTCGTGGAACTCGCACTCCGGCGACACGCGGCCGATATCGAATCGATTCGTCGCGGGGTCTGTCCGTACTGCTGGGGACCGGCCACGATCTCGTTTCCGCGGGAGACGATCCCGGAACTGTACCTCCAACTCGAGACGGTCTATGCCACGGTCGCCTGCGAGGCGTGCTGGATGTCCTATCCGGTTCCGATACCGAGTTTGCTCGGTTCCGTCCCGGCCGTCATCGCGCTGTACGACGACCACGATCTCACCCCGCTCGCGATGCAGCGCGGATCGACGGCTCTCTCGAGGGTGAGCGAAGTGGAACTGCTCGAGAACGGGACGGCCGAAATCACCATCTCTCTTGACGAAACGGGACTCGCGGTCGTTATCGATGGTGATGGAACAGTAGAACGGTGTCAGCGGATCGGTTGA
- a CDS encoding phosphoribosylaminoimidazolesuccinocarboxamide synthase, whose translation MTSVKEFRIEEPATADSLGRGAFVFTDDYSVFDWGKMPDQIPQKGATLCTMGAFNFELLERAGVPTHYRGVSEDGEVIPLADASRPPWEMEIDLTQVPDLPNEGREYDYESYHAEAGSNYLIPLEIVFRNTVPVGSSLRRRTEPADHGLEFSSWPDEPVDLENPIVEFSTKYEEGDRYLDREEADYIAGEASITDLESIAREVNEIITEQATGADLVHQDGKIECLTFDGEIRVADVVGTFDENRFSHEGTQLSKEVLRQYHKRTQPEWVESVKHAKAEAERRDIADWKSLCERDPEPLDEDMIETARDLYCAGTNAYTGLNLFDAPPLSSAIGAVSRL comes from the coding sequence ATGACGAGCGTCAAGGAGTTTCGCATCGAGGAACCGGCGACGGCCGACTCGCTCGGCCGCGGCGCGTTCGTCTTCACCGACGATTACTCGGTGTTCGACTGGGGCAAAATGCCCGACCAGATCCCACAGAAGGGGGCGACGCTCTGTACGATGGGCGCGTTCAACTTCGAACTGCTCGAGCGGGCGGGCGTTCCGACCCACTATCGCGGCGTCAGCGAGGACGGCGAGGTGATCCCGCTCGCGGACGCCTCGCGTCCGCCCTGGGAGATGGAGATCGATCTGACGCAAGTACCTGACCTCCCGAACGAGGGGAGAGAGTACGACTACGAGTCGTACCACGCCGAGGCGGGCTCGAACTACCTGATCCCCCTCGAGATCGTCTTCCGGAACACGGTCCCGGTCGGCTCGAGTCTCCGCCGGCGGACCGAACCGGCAGACCACGGCCTCGAGTTCTCGAGCTGGCCCGACGAGCCGGTCGACCTCGAGAATCCGATCGTCGAGTTTTCGACGAAGTACGAGGAAGGCGACCGGTACCTCGACCGCGAAGAAGCGGATTACATCGCCGGTGAGGCTTCGATCACTGACCTCGAGTCGATCGCACGCGAGGTCAACGAGATCATCACCGAGCAGGCGACCGGGGCCGATCTGGTCCACCAGGACGGCAAGATCGAGTGTCTCACCTTCGACGGCGAGATTCGGGTCGCCGACGTGGTCGGCACGTTCGACGAAAACCGGTTCAGCCACGAGGGCACCCAGTTATCGAAGGAAGTCCTCCGACAGTACCACAAACGGACCCAGCCCGAGTGGGTCGAGTCGGTCAAACACGCGAAAGCCGAAGCCGAGCGCCGCGATATCGCTGACTGGAAGTCGCTGTGCGAGCGGGATCCGGAACCGCTCGATGAAGACATGATCGAGACGGCCCGAGACCTCTACTGTGCCGGTACCAACGCCTACACCGGGCTAAATCTCTTCGACGCACCGCCGCTCTCGAGTGCGATCGGCGCGGTCAGTCGGCTGTAA
- a CDS encoding VOC family protein, giving the protein MGYDHADPDHAGNLHHVELCTADLATSIDFWGWFLDKLGYERKNEWSNGPTYIVVTEADNSDHPFDRLASGLNHLAFHAESREQVDELTTDIRKRADSRVLYEDQHPYAGGYYALYCEDPEGIKVEIIGPE; this is encoded by the coding sequence ATGGGTTACGATCACGCAGACCCTGACCACGCTGGCAATCTACACCACGTCGAACTCTGCACCGCTGATTTAGCGACGTCGATCGACTTTTGGGGATGGTTTCTGGACAAACTCGGCTACGAACGAAAAAACGAGTGGAGTAACGGTCCGACCTACATTGTGGTCACAGAGGCAGACAACTCCGACCATCCGTTTGACCGATTGGCGTCTGGCCTGAATCACCTCGCGTTTCACGCCGAATCTCGTGAACAAGTCGATGAATTGACTACGGACATCCGTAAACGGGCAGACTCTCGAGTTCTGTATGAAGACCAGCACCCATATGCTGGCGGCTACTATGCCCTCTACTGTGAAGATCCAGAAGGAATTAAAGTTGAGATTATCGGGCCCGAATAA
- a CDS encoding acetamidase/formamidase family protein has translation MAHQEVQQELFVDQYTLGLVGPDQEWAGTVADGGTIETYTPPGCWGPMITPDFRGGHEVTRPIRVEGATVGDAIALRIRDVSVTSMATSTGSMAEREGAFGDDPFVDHRCPECGTKWPESVVEGTGEDAIKCVECGANASSFGFEYGYTVAFDDDHEVGITLDGDAAHELATDAANVMDIPENSRQHPILLYEPDEMPGTLGRLRPFIGNVGTTPPVTLPDSHNAGDFGQFLVGAEHDYGVETQEDLEARTDGHMDVPEVRAGATLICPVKIDGGGVYVGDLHANQGDGELSLHTTDVSGTVRMDVEVIEGLELDGPLLLPNEADLPFISRPYSDEERESGRELAADHSVDLEEDMGPIQVIGSGETVNDATQNAFDRASSLLEMSEGEVRSRCTFTGGVQIGRLPGVVQLDLLAPMAVLEDRGIAHLVREQYDL, from the coding sequence ATGGCACATCAAGAGGTCCAACAGGAGCTATTCGTCGATCAGTACACGCTTGGGCTGGTCGGCCCCGATCAGGAGTGGGCCGGCACCGTCGCCGACGGTGGAACGATCGAGACCTACACGCCGCCGGGCTGTTGGGGGCCGATGATCACGCCGGACTTTCGGGGCGGCCACGAGGTCACGCGGCCGATCCGGGTCGAGGGCGCGACAGTCGGCGACGCCATCGCGCTGCGGATTCGGGACGTGTCGGTAACCAGCATGGCGACGAGCACCGGGTCGATGGCCGAACGGGAGGGCGCCTTCGGCGACGATCCGTTCGTCGACCACCGCTGTCCCGAGTGCGGCACGAAGTGGCCCGAGAGCGTCGTCGAGGGGACCGGCGAGGACGCGATCAAGTGCGTCGAGTGCGGCGCGAACGCCTCCTCGTTCGGCTTCGAGTACGGCTACACCGTCGCGTTCGACGACGACCACGAGGTCGGCATCACGCTGGACGGCGACGCAGCCCACGAACTCGCGACGGACGCCGCGAACGTGATGGACATCCCCGAGAACTCGAGACAGCACCCGATCTTGCTCTACGAGCCGGACGAGATGCCGGGCACGCTCGGTCGGCTTCGCCCGTTCATCGGCAACGTCGGGACGACGCCGCCCGTGACGCTCCCCGATTCGCACAACGCGGGCGACTTCGGTCAGTTCCTCGTCGGCGCAGAGCACGACTACGGTGTCGAGACCCAGGAGGACCTCGAGGCCCGCACCGACGGCCACATGGACGTGCCGGAGGTACGGGCCGGCGCGACGCTCATCTGCCCGGTCAAGATCGACGGTGGCGGCGTCTACGTCGGCGATCTCCACGCGAATCAAGGCGACGGCGAACTCTCCTTGCACACGACGGACGTCAGCGGAACGGTGCGGATGGACGTCGAGGTGATCGAGGGCCTCGAACTCGACGGCCCGCTCCTCCTCCCGAACGAGGCGGATCTGCCGTTTATCAGCCGGCCGTACAGCGACGAGGAACGAGAATCCGGCCGGGAACTCGCCGCCGATCACAGCGTCGACCTCGAGGAGGATATGGGCCCGATTCAGGTGATCGGCAGCGGCGAGACTGTCAACGACGCGACCCAGAACGCCTTCGATCGGGCGTCCTCGCTCCTCGAGATGAGCGAGGGCGAGGTTCGTTCGCGGTGTACGTTCACCGGCGGCGTCCAGATCGGTCGGCTCCCCGGCGTCGTCCAGCTCGACCTGCTCGCGCCGATGGCCGTGCTCGAGGATCGCGGTATCGCACACCTCGTTCGCGAGCAGTACGACCTCTAG
- the purS gene encoding phosphoribosylformylglycinamidine synthase subunit PurS yields the protein MTAYTATVTVRLKHGVLDPEAETTKRSLERLGFDLEALRSTDRYEIDLEAESAGDAEAEVEEMAERLLANPTIHDYDIDVAERE from the coding sequence ATGACTGCCTACACCGCGACGGTGACGGTTCGTCTCAAACACGGCGTCCTCGATCCCGAGGCCGAGACCACAAAACGCTCGCTCGAGCGGCTCGGTTTCGATCTCGAGGCGCTGCGTTCGACCGACCGCTACGAGATTGACCTCGAGGCCGAGAGCGCGGGCGACGCCGAAGCGGAGGTCGAGGAGATGGCCGAACGGCTGCTCGCGAACCCGACGATCCACGACTACGACATCGACGTGGCCGAACGGGAGTGA
- the cofH gene encoding 7,8-didemethyl-8-hydroxy-5-deazariboflavin synthase subunit CofH, translating into MERPVTEADLEFEHVPETDQSFENALEKARDGQRLTVDDGIELLTTGTNTEGIDRRRKELVLEAADRRRAEVVGEEVTFIANLNNNVTTACNVGCLFCNFKDAAHTFESDAEMESQGFTKTPAESREIVSNAVDRGIYEVTSVSGLHPAFALDDEHLEILEATENRKAVNFKPPERYDTDPGTYTEQMAAMSVDGVHVHSMTPEEAYHARRGTDWSYREVYSRLRDAGLDTVPGTAAEILVEEVREVICPGKISTDGWLEAMEAAADAGHGLTSTIMYGHVENEAHRVMHLKRIRDLQERVDGAIAEFVPLSFIHQNTPLYEHDVVSGGASTDEDELLIAVSRLFLDNIDHIQSSWVKYGDQQGLKMLSCGADDFMGTILSEEITKRAGGEYGEFRSVEDYVDLITSIGRVPVERSTDYEKRRVVDPDDPPFGPQLGPKADGTPLLARGDDTVPADD; encoded by the coding sequence ATGGAGCGACCGGTGACCGAGGCGGACCTCGAATTCGAGCACGTTCCCGAGACCGATCAGTCGTTCGAGAACGCCCTCGAGAAAGCACGGGATGGGCAACGACTCACCGTCGACGACGGTATCGAACTGTTGACCACGGGAACGAACACCGAGGGGATCGACCGGCGACGGAAAGAACTGGTCCTCGAGGCTGCAGACCGCCGGCGCGCAGAGGTCGTCGGCGAGGAGGTCACGTTCATCGCGAACCTGAACAACAACGTGACGACGGCCTGTAACGTCGGCTGTCTGTTCTGTAACTTCAAGGACGCCGCCCACACCTTCGAATCGGACGCGGAGATGGAGAGCCAGGGCTTTACCAAAACCCCGGCCGAGTCTCGAGAGATCGTCAGCAACGCGGTCGATCGGGGTATCTACGAGGTCACGTCTGTTTCCGGGCTACACCCCGCGTTCGCACTCGACGACGAACACCTAGAAATCCTCGAGGCGACCGAAAACCGCAAGGCGGTCAACTTCAAGCCGCCCGAGCGGTACGACACCGACCCCGGAACCTACACCGAACAGATGGCGGCGATGAGCGTCGACGGTGTCCACGTCCACTCGATGACGCCCGAGGAGGCCTACCACGCCCGGCGCGGCACCGACTGGTCCTACCGGGAGGTCTACAGCCGACTTCGAGACGCCGGCCTCGATACCGTCCCCGGAACCGCGGCCGAAATCCTCGTCGAGGAGGTCCGGGAGGTGATCTGCCCCGGCAAGATCAGCACCGACGGCTGGCTCGAGGCGATGGAGGCGGCCGCCGACGCCGGTCACGGCCTCACCTCGACGATCATGTACGGCCACGTCGAGAACGAGGCCCACCGGGTCATGCACCTAAAACGCATCCGCGACCTCCAAGAGCGCGTCGACGGCGCGATCGCCGAGTTCGTCCCGCTATCCTTTATCCACCAGAACACGCCGCTTTACGAACACGACGTCGTCTCCGGCGGCGCGAGCACCGACGAGGACGAACTGCTGATCGCCGTCTCGAGGCTCTTCCTCGACAACATCGACCACATCCAGTCCTCGTGGGTGAAATACGGCGACCAGCAGGGACTGAAGATGCTCTCCTGTGGCGCGGACGATTTCATGGGAACGATCCTCTCCGAGGAGATCACCAAACGCGCCGGCGGCGAGTACGGCGAGTTCCGCTCGGTCGAGGACTACGTCGACCTCATCACCTCGATCGGACGCGTCCCCGTCGAGCGCTCGACGGACTACGAAAAGCGCCGCGTCGTCGACCCCGACGACCCGCCGTTCGGTCCGCAACTGGGGCCGAAAGCTGACGGCACGCCGCTGCTCGCTCGAGGCGACGATACCGTTCCCGCCGACGACTGA
- a CDS encoding DUF7576 family protein — translation MTDSPDDDGPRCDNCGDPIEASPNRRVVTNLEDDEAAYSNFCDDDCLEEWQS, via the coding sequence ATGACTGATTCACCGGACGACGACGGACCACGGTGTGACAACTGCGGCGACCCGATCGAGGCGAGTCCGAACAGGAGAGTCGTGACGAACCTCGAGGATGACGAAGCGGCCTACAGCAATTTCTGTGATGACGACTGTCTCGAGGAGTGGCAATCCTGA
- a CDS encoding formyltetrahydrofolate deformylase yields the protein MTTDVTEITVVGDDDTGLIARVTSLLFERGINIEDLDQAVRDGVFRMYLAVDTSEMVCTKDTLREDLAELGTDLDLDVQVRFPADRDNQQIAVLVTKESHCLEALFEAWANDELGADIGVVIGNHDDLEPLADHYDVPFHDIGTESGQQDEERLLELLAEYDADLIVLARYMRILSPNVVFRYEDRIINVHPSLLPAFPGAEAYRQAVEEGVRVAGVTAHYVTTDLDQGPVITQRAFDVPDDADLDEMKRRGQPLEADALLEAVRLHLNGDVSVHRGRTTVREDGDDYQLGLPEEVDDFVPDRPIDGIGSVVADE from the coding sequence ATGACGACCGACGTAACTGAAATCACGGTCGTTGGGGACGACGATACCGGGCTGATCGCCCGAGTGACGAGCCTCCTCTTCGAGCGCGGGATCAATATCGAAGACCTCGATCAGGCGGTCAGAGACGGCGTTTTTCGAATGTACCTCGCCGTCGATACGAGCGAGATGGTCTGTACGAAGGACACGCTTCGAGAGGACTTGGCCGAGCTGGGGACCGATCTCGACCTGGACGTGCAGGTCCGATTCCCCGCCGACCGGGATAACCAGCAGATCGCCGTCCTCGTGACCAAAGAGAGCCACTGCCTTGAGGCGCTGTTCGAGGCGTGGGCCAACGACGAACTGGGGGCCGACATCGGCGTCGTCATCGGGAACCACGACGACCTCGAGCCGCTGGCCGATCACTACGACGTGCCGTTTCACGACATCGGCACCGAATCCGGCCAGCAGGACGAGGAGCGACTCCTCGAGTTGCTCGCGGAGTACGACGCCGACCTGATCGTCCTCGCGCGGTACATGCGGATCCTCAGCCCGAACGTCGTCTTCCGGTACGAGGATCGCATCATCAACGTCCACCCCTCTCTGCTCCCGGCGTTCCCCGGCGCGGAGGCCTACCGGCAGGCCGTCGAGGAGGGCGTCCGCGTCGCGGGCGTCACCGCCCACTACGTCACGACCGACCTCGATCAGGGGCCGGTGATCACCCAGCGCGCCTTCGACGTGCCCGACGACGCCGATCTGGACGAGATGAAACGCCGCGGCCAGCCGCTCGAGGCAGACGCTTTGCTCGAGGCCGTGCGCCTGCACCTGAACGGGGACGTCTCGGTCCACCGCGGTCGGACGACGGTCAGAGAAGACGGCGACGACTACCAGCTCGGACTGCCCGAGGAAGTCGACGACTTCGTGCCGGACCGTCCGATCGACGGGATCGGAAGCGTCGTCGCCGACGAGTAA